GCACTGGCGGCCGTACCTATGGGGTCGCTCCTTCATTGTCAAGACGGACCACTGCAGCCTCAAGTTCCTCCTCGACCAGCGCCTGGCGACAATACCCCAACATCATTGGGTTGGCAAACTTTTGGGGTTCGACTTCACAGTGGAGTATAAACCTGGCCACCTTAACACGATGGCCGACGCTCTCTCTCGACGCAACTTCCCCGACGCCCGTGCCTGTGCAATCACGGGTCCCGCCTTCGACCTCTTCGACGCTCTTCGCCAAGCAGCCCACACTGACCCTGCTCTCGTCACATTGCGTGAGCGGTTGGAGGTTGGCGAGTTAGGGTCCCCTTGGGCCCTCGTGGATGGCCTTGTCACCTTCGAGCACCGTGCGTACGTGCCCCCATCATCTCCATTGGTGGCGGATGTCCTGCTGGCCGCTCACGACGAGGGCCATGAAGGCATTCAAAAATCACTTCATCGGCTTCGCCGCGACTTCCACCTTCCGCAAGCCCGTGCTGCTCTCCGAGACTACATTCGGGCTTGCATGGTGTGTCAGCGCAACAAGACTGAGCAGCTCCATCCGGCTGGTCTACTTCAGCCTTTGGCCGTGCCGTCTCGTGTTTGGGAAGATATCTCCATGGACTTCATCGAAGGGCTGCCAAAGGTGGGTGGCAAAAGCGTCATCCTCACCGTCGTTGATCGCTTCTCCAAGTATGCCCACTTTATTCCGCTGGCGCATCCCTACACTGCGGAGTCGGTGGCcaaggccttcttcgccgacaTTGTTCGCCTCCATGGCGTTCCAGCCTCCATCGTCTCTGACCGCGATGTGGTTTTCACTTCCGggttttggaaagctctctttgcagcttctggCTCTCGCCTGCATATGAGTTCAGCATTCCACCCGCAAACGGATGGCCAGTCAGAGGTTGTCAATCGAGTCATTGCCACGTATTTGCGCTGCTTCACGGGCGACCGTCCTCGGCAGTGGCTTCATTGGCTCCCTTGGGCAGAGTATTGCTACAACACCTCCTTCCACACTGCCCTGAAGGACACGCCTTTCCGTGTGGTCTATGGACGTGATCCTCCGTCTTTACGGACATATACATCGAGCGAAATCCGCAATCAAGCTGTGGAACGCAACATCGCCGACCGTGACCAGCTTTTGATTGACATCCGTGAGCGTCTGGTCCAGGCTGCCCAACACTACAAGCATTATTATGATGGCAAGCATCGGTTGCTTTCCTTCGACGTTGGCGAATGGGCTTGGCTGCGCTTACACCACAGACCAGCAGCCTTCCTCGGCGCAGGTGCAAAGGGCAAGTTGGCACCTAAATTTTATGGTCCCTACAAGGTCATTGGCAAGATTGATTCAGTGGCTTATCGCTTGGAGCTGCCACCTCGTGCTCGTATCCATAATGTCTTCCATGTTGGTGTTTTGAAGAAATACCATGGGCCTCCCCCGGATGCGCCGCCTATTCTGCCCGCCATGTTTCAAGGACGCGTCCAGCCTACGCCAGCTAAAGCCTTGCGTGCTCGCCTTGCCCGCGATGTACAGCAAGTCCTCATCCAGTGGGCAGGACAGCAGGcttcagcagcttcttggGAGGATGTTCCCGTCTTCAGGGAGCGCTACCCAGATTTTCAGCTCGAGGACGAGCTGTTTCAAAATGGAGGGGGAGATGTCATGTGGGGGTGCACGTATAGGCGCCGGCCACCTAGGGCAGAGAAGGACCCAACATCTGGGTCAGCTTAGTTAATTTGAGTAATTAAGAGTCCAGATTGGAGATAGAAAGGTTTCGTCCCGTAGAATTTCCAATCTGATTAGGAGTCTAGCTTGATCCCCAAGTTTGTAAGGGCTATTTATAGTCCCCCCTAGTCAATCAATAAAGCAAGCAATCAAAAAACCCAAACCCTATCTTGCCCTGCGCCCTGTGCGCCCCAATTCCCTGCCACGGGGCGACGAGGTTACAAGCCTCATCCTCCCGTAGAGCACCCTTACTTCCTGCGATCTTCCTCTAATTTCCAAATTCCCGAAGCACATGACAGTTGATTCGTCAAAAATATCTCTTTATGTCTGGCAGCGGACCCTAGCTTGTGCATGGGTCCTAGGCACATCGGGAAAACAAATTGGAACTTTCTCAAATTTTAATGGTGTATTGTCAAGCTGTCTTGTATTGGCTGTTTCAAAGGGCAATGCAGTTTCGCAACCTAACCTTGGGTAGTTAAGCTGCACCTTCTGAAACTTATGCTTAGTGCCTTCCTCACAGAGAACGATCTTGCTCTCACCAAGCTTGCAACTGCGAGAGAAACTTAAAACAATTTAATGTCTAGAGAACACCGAACCGAAACGACAGAAATATGCATGAAAATAGAGGATGCAGCAATTGAGGCTAAGGGGggtttgccttttcttttaggTATGGTTAATGTGCAATAAATGAGGAAAATACTCAAGAGCGACAGAGATCTAAACAAAGAATATCCAGCTAATTAAAGGCAGTAAGCACAAAGCAGTACAGCACAAACTCAAGCTTCAAAATTGACTACACCAGTTTTATCCTTTACTAGAAGAACAACAAAATCAAGATTACCATCATAAAGAACCAGccatttttgtcttttttgaaTAACTAGGCACGTTAGCTAAACTAAAGTACGTGAAAGAAATATAGCaccaatatgattttcctagttcCCACTGCCTCGTGACATTTAGCACTTTTTCCCCCAGTATATTAAATAAATGAGAACAAAGAAATTTTTGCTTGCACAGAAATTGTTACTGTATTGGTGATGAAAGGAAACAAGAACAATTCAGCTGGAAAAAATGCCGTGTTTTTCACTTTAGATTACACAAACAAGCACTAGTTCAACCATTCTGTGCCTGTAACAATGGCAATCCAAAATTCTAAGGAAATAACGTTTCCAGTTTCATAGTATGATTCTCTTGGAACAAGAACATGCAAAGGAACTGCAACAGTGCACGAGGCAAAGATAACACCTACACAGTTTCTAGGTGAGTAACTCTAGCTTAACTTTTTTATCATACATGCTTGTACATGCACATGAACTCATGAATCAACCATACGTAAAAGCAATTTCAGCACAACTTCATGTAATGTGAAAACATATTAAGGTTTACTGAATTTTGATAATCTAATTACCCCACCTACCTGCTTTTGCCTATTTTATCGTTTGCCTAACCAACTTAGCCTATGTCTCTtcagcagattataaaataaggtCAGCACAACACAATTCAACAACCGCAATCTGAGCCTAAATCATAATAGCTTACCAGATTTTCAGGAGAGTATCATATCCAGGCAATAGTTCTCGATTGACGTGGCACCAAGAGAGAACAGTTGCTGCCAACTGCAGGATAAAAGGAGAACCAATCAAATTTCATTTGTAAATGGACCCATGTTTTGGGCACTCATTCTAGTTTCTAGGTGAGTAACTCTAACTTAACTTTTTTATATGACTGAAATGCTAAAAACAACATAGGAACTAAAAGTTTTATGTGCTCACCTTATCAAATAATACTTCGCCTAGGCCACTTCTGTATAATTCATGAACCATTGCAGCCAATATAATTTTTCCAAATTTCGGGCAATTCTTCATTACCTGTAAGAGGGGAAAATTGCAAATATAAGGTTGGAAGCTTTCATTGCATTTTGATCTGAAAGTCAAGTACATGTGGTTGCCCTAACTGAGCCGACCGACTGTATTCTGTACATAGCAAAACCAACACGAACACAATCCTTATCTCCACTTACTTGAATATGTGGTGCCTGGAAGACTTCCTGAATAGCGTCTTCTACATCACCCATGCAAACAACACCATTTCCTACAAAGTATTGGACCGAAGTTCAATGGTTTATATGAGTCAACACAACTGGACGTAGTAGAATCTTAAAACCACATTACAGGTAACTGTTACTGAGTCAAGTCATATAAACATACAACAAACTGAAAGTAAACCCCTTCACCACTACAGTACGCATGGGGACAGTACCTCTATTTGCAGACGAGGGTGCCTGTCCAGACTGTTGAAACTGTTTAATTCGGTAGTCTGCAAACTCTGCTGCACGTCTACAAATTTCTAAAGCCCGCCTAGCATCGCCTGACATAGCAGCTACCTGCACAAAAAGGAAATCTACTCAGCTGAATGAAAGTCCATGCAAACAGAAAACTATAAGATGGTCTGATCTTCTTACTTCATAGAACAGATAAGTTAATTAGGAGGGAGATACAGATAAACCACCATTTTATTCTTGTTATGTTGGATCCAGATATTAAATTGTTTTCTGAGTCTATGCCTTTACAGAATGATGAAACTCAGTGGTATAAGCAATGCCAAGCAATACCAATTGGCAATTAATACTAGATGGTACTACACTGCATTAATGAAACTCTGTTTATTCCTTCAATCAATGTCAACTAAAGTTGCTTGGTAATATTGGATATTTGAAATCATCGAACACCTGCGGTATTCCCTAATATGTATTGAATACCGAAGCATTACATGCACCTGAAACAAGAAACTGATGGCAAACAGATTCTTAGGTGTTTGTATCAAACTACTGGAAAAGGGAAGAGCATAACAATGATCTTGTTCAACTAGTTTGTGTGCCCCTGACTAACTTGAGTATTATTATGCAAACTTATGATTCAAATCATCTCTCTATAAATCTTAGATCAGATGGCATGTCAACAATCATGGACGAAAAGATAGAAGTATGTAAAAGCAATAATGTACACATGGTAGTGTGATCCAAACCTTTCTAGAAGCAAATTCAATAGCTTGATCTTCAAAGGCGTCAATACCCTTAAGACGGCTTGTTATGATTTCCTGCAGTTGCCGATAATTATAAGGGCCAAAACACAATCGTTGAATACCCATCCTACTTGAAATACGAGGCAATAGTTTTTCCGGAAGATCCATTGTGTTTGCTATGCCTGCATTCAGTACAAATAAATCCAAAGATTAAAGAAATAGGCTAGGGACTGAAAATCACATGTCAAGACAAAGTTGTAGGTACCTATAACGACTAGGTTCGAATTTGGCTTGGTGGGCCAATCAAGAACGTTATACAGCACCTAAAAAAGATTAGTCCAAATGTCAGTAAACATGGCAAAATATCATACAACAATTAGAAAGCCAAATTGGACATTTCTTTCCAAAGAATAAACTAATAATTTGTACAGGTACTTAATAAGTTTAGCTACACTTTATTACCGACTGATTTCTTGTCAAAAGAAGATCAAGCTCATCAATGAGCAAAATAATTGGCTGGCTTGTTTGCTTTCCAATTTTAGTGCCATCTGAAAAGTGCTCAGTTAAATAATGAAGAGCCTTTTTCCATCCCACCCTATGCCCACTCAACTGTTCATATATAACCTGCATATTTTCAAAAGGTGTACCTGTTAAACATCTATGTTGACTTTTGAGGAAGGTATGTGCTATTCTTGAGCGAGAGTTTTCAATTGCCTAACCAAATTCGATGTTCGTGTACCTTGTAGATATTCTCTGGAGAGGCTAATTTAAGACCATTAATTTCTATAAAACAATAGGGCCTCAGAGCTCCAGAATCAAGTTCAGATCTCAGCCTCCTCATGACTGCAAGTACACTCATAGTCTGCAGGTCAAAAATACAGGTGCAGCAGATATAGCTTAACATTCAGCCACAGCAGAAGAAATCAGACAAGGCAGCCAGGAGAAGACGGTTGGTTACCTTGCCAGTACCAGGCACACCATGAATATAAAGGCAGCGTCCTAGACATTGGTCATTGCAAATTGCATCTTTGACAAATGTCGATATCTCCTCCATTTCTCTGACGTAAGACTTGAACTCAGTAACAGTTCTCATAAGAAGCTGATGAAATATGCAGTGAACATGAATAAACATACTTATCCCTGCAAGGCAACGACTTGGGAAGAGTAGCGAGTAACAGGGTAGCTTTTGCCTTCTCCAGATCAGTCTTTTGATGACACCGAACATGTTCAGGTATCTTTCGGATCCCAATCTTTTGTAGGCCATATATCCTCCCTTTCCGTGAATTCTATGAAAAAACGTGCATTTCAGTAAAGCAATGCAACACTacagagggagagggagaagagtTAGTACAGCAGCAAATTGATGGGACTGATTTTTTCTGGCAGAGCAACGTTTAGCCGGtccatcctcttcctcaaATTCTGAATCTTCATCGGTATCACTATTATAATCATTACCAGCATTGTACGGCTCGTCACTGGGATCTTCTTGTGTCTGCATAATAGAGCAGGAACAAGTCCAATCACTGAAAATTCACTAAACCTTCTACGAGCTGAGTTTTACATCTTTAAAGTTTCAGTACATGTACCTCAGGTTCATCATCAATATCTGCCAGACGCTTAAAGTTATGCCAATGTACATCATACTCATATTCACAATAAAATACATCATCTCCTTCATTACTAGCATCCCTGAACTCTTTGGGGCTCATGACGTAACAATGTCTAAGGATAGTTTCCATCTGTTAAAGCCATAAGAGCAAAAGAATTACAATCCATAAATATGCAAAAACTTAAGGAACCAAACATAGACAGGAAACAAAAATCTAACCTCAATGTCTGCAAGATCATTGGTACGGTAAAGCTCTCTCCGTAAATTATGTGGCTGCCGTCCTGCTGCAGTCTCTTCAGGAATAGTATACCACCTTACCTTTGCCCAGAATGTTCCATCTGGTTCCCTCCATAAACTGTTGCACAGTATTGATATCTGGTAAGTAAACTTGTGAACTGCTCAGTGGTTGCTGATCTCAGTTAATTGTTGAGAATTATTTGTATCATTGTAACAACAAGCATGTCTAAAAATATAATCATGCATTCTTCTACCATCTCAAATCATTGTTGTAGTTTGTGactcttttttgtttggaaaGGGAGGATCAGAACCATAGTAAAATGATGTCTTGAACCTACTAAAAATTCCACAATTAAGAGTTATGTTTATGCAGCAGCATCTAGTACTTGGACACTGTATTCTATGGATCCCATTTTCAGAAAATGCTCCTCTAGGATACTCTATTCAACATCCTATTTTCAGAAAATACAGCTCTAGGACCCACCGTTCAACATCCTATTCTCAGAAAACACATAAGTAGAGTCAGTTTACCACTACTACAAACTGACAGCACGCTTCCAGTTGTGCAAACTTCTCTGATTTGCAGTGAAATATAGCCAACTATATCTAATCCACATGAGTAAAAAATATCAGCCAATTCAGATAACTTTTCACCACATGAACCTTGAAATCTCTAAATTGGAGCGCCACTAACCTCTCAATGCGTGCAGCCCATAAATCGCTGGAGAGAAGCTTCTCTTTCGCTGTCCTCCTGATACTCTTCCCCACGGGCTGCTTGGGCCTCTCGATCGCCCTCCCCGCCCGCTCAGCCTCACAGTACGGGCACGCCCAATCCCCCTCCGGTACACggcgcagcggcggccgcaCACATCGCAGGTGGAACCCCCCCAGGCACGCGTCACACTCCACCATCACCTCACCACCGGCGTGGAAGCACACACGGCACTCCTCCTCTTCAGGTTCTTCCTCGTCCGACTCCGCCCCCTCCCGCCGCTTGACGTACACATCGTCTCCAGCAGCGAACTCCCCTCCGTCATACACCACCTTCCGGTAAtgcgccttcttcttcgggAGCCGCCTCTGGCGCTTGGGCTCGGCCTGGATCGGGGTTTTGGGCGACGGCGCAGCCCGCTTCCGCTTGAGCGTGGGCGCAGGCGCTGGCTTCGCCGGGGTCTCCACGAGGTCCTTGGTTGGGGTCTCTAGGAGGCGGCGGGTTGGGGTCTCTAGGAGTCGGCGGGACCTGCGGACGGTGGAAGGCGTCGCCGGGGCaatcgacggcggcgaggacacAGATTTGGACTTCCGTCTGGTCGTGGGCTTGGACGGGGTGGACAAGTCCatctgggcggcggcggaggcggcgatggtCTTCGACGGAGTGGATCTGGGCTTGGATTTGGATCTGGTAGGCGTGGCGGAGAGATCCATTTGGGTGGCTCGCCGGAGGCGGGGAGGGTGGCGGGGCAACGGTACGGTGTGGATTTGAATGGAGGGGGATGATGGGAATGGGATGAACGGAGTTAGGGTTCGGCAGTTTGGCGCCCAGAGGCGCCAAAGTTTATTTTTCGCGCTTTTGCAATTTGGACCTTTAAAGAAACAAGATTTACGGTAAAGTACAGGGGCCCATCGGGCCGGGGACCACAAAAAGCCCTGCGGCTCGACGGGCCATGTCCAAGGTGTGCCAGGCCCGGCACAAAGTAAATAAATCGGGCCGGCCCAGCCCATGGCTAGGCTTGTGCCACTCCTCTTCTCCATCCTCAGGCCCCTGGGCTGAGCCGACACGGACCGTTTAGGTTTTTTAGGTTTAgtcatcattttcttttttctcttttagcCCATCATTCTTCCTATTCTACCTTAGCCTAAtggattttttcttttatctctAATCTGGCCCATGTGCTGAGAGGCTTCGGTGGGCCAGTGAGACTTAACGTGCCATGGCTTTGTGCCATGCTTGGGCCAGGAGGAGGTACTTTGGGGCCGGGCCGCCCCTTAAATAGACGAGCCAGAAGAAGATGGTTTTCAGTTTGAATGACCACACTGACGTAGACAATAATGGTTTTCGCATATGTACACAAATGATTACTTCTCATATTGGCAGTGATGATGAACGCATCAGTCACCCATCATAccccctccgcctccaccgccatTGAGCTAAGGCAAACTACGCATTGTTGCGACCACACTGACCTTCCCTTATAAACTCCAagtgaaaatgaaaatatagCGCAAGATAAGGAGGTTTCGTGAAGAGCCTTATTTTTTCAAGGTTTTCGTAAATATACGGGATGTGTTTGGGTCGTCTTTTCGGACAAAAAgcatagaaaaaacaaatattttaaAGGTCGGACCTATGTAAGGGATTTGCTTCGTTCACCCCATCTTTATCCTCTACAATTATTGTAATTGCATGGCATCCCGCGCATATGCTATCCTTGTAACTTACCTATGCATTAGGCCACCAACTTAACAAGAGATAGATCTTCTCGACAAACACATTACGCACATCAACAAAATCTCTAGCTAGTGTCGAGGCAGGGATTTTTCTGAAGCACCCTACCTAGGTCATCAACCAAACACATCATTCCTCCATATGTTACTTTGGAGAATACGCAAAAATAAGAAATGGTGCGGCAATCCCTGGACAACAAAATTATTCACAAACTTACAAAGTACACTATTACAACTTGCCCCCACACTATTAAGCGCTACTCCACAAGTCGCTCCTACCGTAACACAGGAGCGTGCCTTCGCGATGGTGTGTGGTCATCGAAGCAATCAGACCTTTTAAGAAGTGTTTGGCATCCTCAAGATTCATCTGGCGTTGGAttctgttgtagtaaaataaaacccatATATGGGCCGgaccgtaaatcctacgtgacgACGACTGGATCAACATTTCACAAGCACGAGTCAAAACGCTCACGTGgcacggtcaatcctacgtggcaaaggaagacaagtcaacaatttaaacctctcatgccatgaTCAAAGGGTCAATTGAGCCAGAGTAgtgggcaagaaaggtgtcaggagggggcccttagtccatgATGGACTatggaccaagccccacttttcccacatgatgcacacaaaagttatggaccaaaaagctacttttaccattttgccctcacttttctctctcccctaagggtagccatggtcttttgtcatggacccctagtcTATAAAttccccatgggggcatgcaCCATTCACTCTcgcttgaataaactcaaggagagagagctagagggcctctttgagaggagctctagtttcgggatctcggaaagcctcgttcggcctgagcccgaaggagagggaaccgggttagagtcttaaggatatctcgacctcgctacttggaaAGCCTCGTTCGACCCAAGTACGAGGGGGCCCCTTTtgacctctcgctaagtgattcggggagtCTTGATCGACCCGAAcgctttggctaacgaccccctcgaagtctctcctaacataggactaagtcgcacCCCCaaggtcgaccgaacctattcaaaaaatatcaaagtgTCAACTtatccaagtgtacggcgatcttcgctataaggccggcgtgcatgccctacttttatactcgtaCTTGTGCCACTAAgctttggcaccccttactctaattgttgtcgagaacaacaacagtggcgccgaccgtgagGAATCCTCGctgcaattgaagatttaatggccccgAAGAAGCCTACTTAATCGggtccccaacttgccgcgaagtctacacagttgcaaacgaagaaagcaagtgcctcgggggctcccgaggaagaaggaacctCACCAATCcggccgtcccggaaggaaccgagg
This is a stretch of genomic DNA from Brachypodium distachyon strain Bd21 chromosome 1, Brachypodium_distachyon_v3.0, whole genome shotgun sequence. It encodes these proteins:
- the LOC100821084 gene encoding origin of replication complex subunit 1 — its product is MDLSATPTRSKSKPRSTPSKTIAASAAAQMDLSTPSKPTTRRKSKSVSSPPSIAPATPSTVRRSRRLLETPTRRLLETPTKDLVETPAKPAPAPTLKRKRAAPSPKTPIQAEPKRQRRLPKKKAHYRKVVYDGGEFAAGDDVYVKRREGAESDEEEPEEEECRVCFHAGGEVMVECDACLGGFHLRCVRPPLRRVPEGDWACPYCEAERAGRAIERPKQPVGKSIRRTAKEKLLSSDLWAARIESLWREPDGTFWAKVRWYTIPEETAAGRQPHNLRRELYRTNDLADIEMETILRHCYVMSPKEFRDASNEGDDVFYCEYEYDVHWHNFKRLADIDDEPETQEDPSDEPYNAGNDYNSDTDEDSEFEEEDGPAKRCSARKNQSHQFAANSRKGRIYGLQKIGIRKIPEHVRCHQKTDLEKAKATLLLATLPKSLPCRDKEMEEISTFVKDAICNDQCLGRCLYIHGVPGTGKTMSVLAVMRRLRSELDSGALRPYCFIEINGLKLASPENIYKVIYEQLSGHRVGWKKALHYLTEHFSDGTKIGKQTSQPIILLIDELDLLLTRNQSVLYNVLDWPTKPNSNLVVIGIANTMDLPEKLLPRISSRMGIQRLCFGPYNYRQLQEIITSRLKGIDAFEDQAIEFASRKVAAMSGDARRALEICRRAAEFADYRIKQFQQSGQAPSSANRGNGVVCMGDVEDAIQEVFQAPHIQVMKNCPKFGKIILAAMVHELYRSGLGEVLFDKLAATVLSWCHVNRELLPGYDTLLKICCKLGESKIVLCEEGTKHKFQKVQLNYPSDDVTFALKESPDLPWLSKYL